The nucleotide sequence GAATGCCCCAGTGGCTGACGGCCAATCTGAAGACAATCATCGCGGGCATCGTCGGCGCGGTGCTCGTGGCCGTGCTCATCGCGGGCTACCGCTGGTACGACGAACGCACCACCCGCGCGGCCATCGACAGACTCGGCGAAATCATGGCCATGGACTCCGGCGCTACGCAGGTCAAGGAGCTCACGGCTTTTGCGGCCAGCGCGCCCAAGGACCTGCGCCTGAACGCACAATTCCTCCTGGCCGACGCGGCCATGGAGTCAGGTGACTACACCACGGCCGCGACGGCCTATGCAACCATCGAGAGTTCGGCTGAAAAAGCCCTGGCTCTGACAGCCGGGCTCGGCCGCGCGGCCGCCCTGCTCAAGGACGGCAAGGCCGACGAGGCCCTGCGCGTGCTGAATGGCATGCGGACCAAAGCGCCCCAGACCTTCATGAACATCATTCTCG is from Alkalidesulfovibrio alkalitolerans DSM 16529 and encodes:
- a CDS encoding tetratricopeptide repeat protein, encoding MTADQSSTSNAQRPLEPIQADTGMPQWLTANLKTIIAGIVGAVLVAVLIAGYRWYDERTTRAAIDRLGEIMAMDSGATQVKELTAFAASAPKDLRLNAQFLLADAAMESGDYTTAATAYATIESSAEKALALTAGLGRAAALLKDGKADEALRVLNGMRTKAPQTFMNIILVQTTVAAEAAGNKAEALAAFEALADLPGGAENPYYAYKIAALRASLAGS